The Desulfonauticus submarinus genome has a segment encoding these proteins:
- the terL gene encoding phage terminase large subunit, whose amino-acid sequence MKIKLDKKTLLAGIEELKKKIAQEVLPFEDDTIQKQRQRKKNCAQDLEEFARTYFPHYLSHKSNKLHEYLFSNYVQIILSSTPKRFAVAAPRGNAKSTITSLILPIWCICYGYKHFIAIFSNSFTQAAEFLEFVKAELEANARLKHDFSEITGEGPTWQFGHIITNNMVKLKAWGVRQKLLGARHLQYRPDLCIYDDLEDPEEVLNPENRKKTEKWFFDKAFNIGDVSYTDHIAVGTIHHEDCLLKKLISRFGGKIFKSVIKWSTSPLWERWEEIYTQDQSENKQKARDFFEKHKQEMLKGTKVLWPEKEDYYTLMCLRQDIGPHAFDCAKQNDPSESSMFSEEWLEKWAYEEADILGKNLIFFASCDPSMGKKFGAPSAIIILGKEISSPTCYVIVADIKKRHPDQIIEDLIEYQLSYKCINWAFEVVQLQEYLKDRLILEAGKKGVPFPINEIRPKADKDIRIQSLQPYLANGIIRLPRKMKAGRDNPLNLWHQLKNYPKAMYKDGPDGLEMAFSQAVTFSMSSVKSAKKRESKNLLQGYWT is encoded by the coding sequence ATGAAGATTAAGTTGGATAAAAAAACTCTGCTTGCTGGAATTGAAGAGCTAAAAAAGAAAATCGCCCAGGAAGTTCTGCCCTTTGAAGATGATACAATACAAAAACAAAGACAGAGAAAAAAGAATTGTGCACAAGACTTAGAAGAATTTGCCAGGACTTATTTTCCACATTACCTTAGCCATAAATCTAACAAACTCCATGAATATCTTTTCTCAAATTATGTGCAAATTATTCTCTCCAGCACACCAAAAAGATTTGCTGTTGCAGCACCAAGAGGCAACGCAAAATCAACAATAACATCACTTATTCTGCCTATCTGGTGCATCTGCTACGGATACAAGCATTTTATAGCCATATTTTCAAACTCTTTTACCCAAGCAGCAGAGTTTTTAGAATTCGTGAAAGCAGAGCTGGAAGCAAATGCACGCTTAAAACACGATTTCTCTGAAATAACAGGTGAAGGCCCTACATGGCAGTTTGGACACATCATTACAAACAACATGGTAAAACTCAAAGCCTGGGGAGTTCGGCAAAAACTGCTTGGCGCAAGGCATCTCCAGTATAGACCTGATCTCTGTATATATGACGACCTGGAGGATCCAGAAGAGGTTTTAAATCCTGAAAATCGCAAAAAAACAGAAAAGTGGTTCTTTGATAAAGCATTTAATATTGGGGATGTGTCATACACTGATCACATAGCTGTTGGCACCATACATCACGAAGATTGCCTGCTTAAAAAACTAATAAGCCGCTTTGGGGGGAAAATTTTTAAGTCAGTAATCAAGTGGTCCACCTCGCCTCTGTGGGAGAGGTGGGAAGAAATATATACACAGGACCAGAGTGAGAACAAGCAAAAAGCCAGAGACTTTTTTGAAAAGCACAAACAAGAAATGCTAAAAGGAACAAAGGTCCTGTGGCCTGAAAAGGAAGACTACTATACCTTAATGTGCTTAAGGCAGGACATTGGTCCACATGCCTTTGACTGTGCAAAGCAAAACGACCCATCTGAGTCCTCAATGTTTTCTGAAGAGTGGCTTGAAAAGTGGGCTTATGAAGAAGCTGATATACTTGGCAAAAACCTGATCTTTTTTGCTTCTTGTGACCCGTCTATGGGTAAAAAATTTGGAGCACCATCTGCGATCATTATTCTGGGAAAAGAAATCTCTTCTCCAACCTGCTATGTGATAGTTGCAGACATAAAAAAAAGACATCCAGACCAGATCATAGAGGATTTAATTGAATATCAGCTCTCTTATAAATGCATAAACTGGGCATTTGAAGTGGTGCAACTTCAGGAATACCTAAAAGATAGACTAATCTTAGAAGCTGGGAAAAAAGGCGTGCCTTTTCCAATAAACGAGATAAGGCCCAAAGCAGATAAAGACATCCGCATTCAAAGCCTTCAACCATACCTTGCAAATGGCATCATCAGGCTTCCCAGAAAAATGAAGGCTGGAAGAGACAATCCTCTAAATCTCTGGCACCAGCTAAAAAACTATCCAAAGGCAATGTACAAAGATGGGCCTGATGGCCTGGAGATGGCATTTTCTCAAGCAGTCACTTTTTCTATGTCTTCTGTAAAATCAGCCAAAAAAAGAGAATCTAAAAACCTTCTTCAAGGATATTGGACATGA